GGCGGCGTTGGCCACGGTCAGGACCTTGGCGACGCCGGCGATCTTCGCGGCTTCAGCGGCGACGGCGGCCGGATCGGCGGCCAGCACCACCACATCGATGCTGGCACCGCTGATGGCAGCGGCGGCGCTGACGGTCTTGGCGGTGGCGGCGTTGAGCTTGCCGTCGTGGTGCTCGGCGATGACGAGAATCTTGCTCATTACAGCAGCCCCTTCTGCTTGAGTGCGGCAACCAGTTCGGCCGCGTCCTTGACCATCACACCCTTGCTGCGCTTGGACGGCGCGGCGTAATGGGTGGTCTTGAAGGTGTCGGCGGCTTCAACGCCCAGATCGGCCAGCTGCAGGGTCTCCAGCGGCTTGGCCTTGGCCTTCATGATGTCCGGCAGCTTGATGAAGCGCGGCTCGTTCAGGCGCAGGTCGGTGGTGACCACGGCCGGCAGGTCCACTTCCAGCGTTTCCAGGCCGGCGTCGACTTCGCGGGTCACCGTGGCCTTGCCATCGGCAATCTCCAGCTTGCTGGCGAAGGTCGCCTGCGGGCGGCCCCACAGCGTGGCCAGCATCTGGCCGGTCTGGTTGGCGTCATCGTCGATGGCCTGCTTGCCGAGGATCACCAGGTCCGGCTGTTCCTTCTCGATCAGCTTGAGCAGGGTGCGCGACGCAGTCAGCGGCTGGATGGCCTGGTCGGTGACGACGTGAATGGCACGGTTGGCGCCCATGGCCAGACCGTTGCGCAGGTGCGCCTGGGCATCGGCCGGGGCGATGGTCGCAACCACCACTTCGCTGGCAATGCCCTTGTCGCGCAGTCGCAGGGCTTCTTCCAGAGCGATTTCGTCGAAGGGGTTGGGGGACAGCTTGACGCCGTCGGTGACCACGCCAGAGCCGTCCGGCTTGACCTGGATGCGGACGTTGTAGTCCACCACGCGCTTGTACGCGACGAGGATTTTCATCTGCTGCTCGATCCTTGTAGTGCCGGCCACTGGCCGGCTCACAGTTGCGGAGAACGCCCGGTTCTGGAACAGCAACCGGTTCGGGGGTGGGATCCCGATTCTAGCTGGCTTGGGGTGACCATGCGAATGCGTATGGGTTTGCTGCGACGCGGCAAAAACATGACCTCCCCGGCGTTCCGTTCACGTCACGCAGGCAGTCGTGAAGGCCATCGGCATGTATCCTGTGCCGCTGTGCCGGGGCGCTCATGGCGCTCCTTGGATGAATTTCGATCAGGAGAACAGGTAGTGCCCACATGGCTTGTCACCGGCGGCGCCGGATTCATTGGCGGTAACTTCGTTCTCGAGGCCGTCGCGCGCGGCGTCAAGGTCATCAACCTCGACGTGCTGACCTACGCCGGCAACCTGAAGACCCTGTCCAGCCTGGACGGCAATCCGAACCACGTGTTCGTGCAGGGTGACATCGGCGACAGCGCCCTGGTCGCCCGCCTGCTGGCCGAACACCGGCCCGACGCCGTGCTGAATTTCGCCGCCGAGAGCCACGTGGACCGTTCCATCGACGGCCCGGGCGCCTTCATCCAGACCAACGTGGTGGGCACCCTGGGCCTGCTGGAAGCGGTCCGTGATTACTGGAAGGCGCTGCCGGCCGAACAGGGCGCGGCCTTCCGCTTCCTGCACGTGTCCACCGACGAGGTGTACGGCACCCTGGGCGAGACCGGCAAGTTCAGCGAAACCACGCCGTACGCGCCGAATTCCCCGTATTCGGCGTCGAAGGCCGCTTCGGACCACCTGGTCCGTGCGTTCCACCACACCTACGGGCTGCCGGTGCTGACCACCAACTGCTCCAACAACTACGGCCCGTACCACTTCCCGGAGAAGCTCATTCCGCTGGTGATCGCCAAGGCGCTGGCCGGCGAGCCGCTGCCGGTGTACGGCGATGGCAAGCAGGTGCGCGACTGGCTGTTCGTGTCCGACCACTGCGAAGCGATCCGCACCGTGCTGGCCAAGGGCCAGGTCGGCGAGACCTACAACGTCGGCGGCAACTCGGAAAAGCAGAACATCGAAGTGGTGCAGGCCATCTGTGCGCTGCTGGACCAGCGCCGCCCGCGTGCAGACGGCCAGCCGCGCAGCAGCCAGATCACCTACGTCACCGACCGCCCCGGCCATGACCGCCGCTATGCGATCGATGCCTCCAAGCTGAAGAACGACCTGGGCTGGGAACCGGCCTACACCTTCGAACAGGGCATCACGTTCACCGTCGACTGGTACCTGGACAACCAGGCATGGGTCAACGGCGTGCTCGACGGCAGCTACCGTCTGCAGCGCATCGGCACCGCGGCCTGAACCCAGGAGACCTCATGACCCAGCGCAAGGGCATCATCCTCGCCGGTGGCTCCGGCACCCGGCTGTATCCGATCACCAAGGGCGTCAGCAAGCAGCTGCTGCCGGTGTACGACAAGCCGATGATCTACTACCCGCTCAGCGTGCTGATGCTGGCGGGCATCCGTGAAGTGCTCATCATCAATACCCCGCACGAACAGGCGTTGTTCCAGCAGTTGCTGGGCGACGGTTCGCAGTGGGGCATGGACATCCAGTACGCGGTGCAGCCGAGCCCGGATGGGCTGGCGCAGGCCTACCTGATCGGCCGCGATTTCGTGGCCGGCAAGCCGAGCTGCCTGGTGCTGGGCGACAACATCTTCCACGGCCACGGCCTGCGTGACGTGCTCAAGCGTGCCGACCAGCGCGTGGATGGCGCCACCGTGTTCGGCTACTGGGTGAACGACCCGGAACGCTATGGCGTGGCCGAGTTCGACAAGAGCGGCAAGGTCATCGACCTGGTGGAGAAGCCGGAAAACCCGCGCTCGAACTATGCGGTCACCGGCCTGTATTTCTACGACGGCAACGCCAGCGCGCACGCCGCCGAACTGAAGCCGTCGCCGCGTGGCGAGCTGGAGATCACCGATCTCAACAAGCGATATCTGGCCGAGGGTAACCTCCACCTGGAAGCGCTCGGCCGTGGCTATGCCTGGCTGGATACCGGCACCCACCAGTCGCTGCTGGAAGCCTCCAATTTCATCGAGACCATCCAGACCCGCCAGGGCCTCCAGGTCTGCTGCCCGGAAGAAATCGCGTTCGGCCAGGGCTGGATCACCGCCGAGCAGCTGGAAGCATTGGCTGCACCGCTGATCAAGAATGGCTACGGTCAGTACCTGCACAAGCTCGCCCTGCGTGGAGTTGTTCCGTGAAAGTGATTGAAACCAAGTTGCCCGGCTGCGTGGTGATCGAGCCGGCGGTGTTCGGGGATGCCCGCGGCTATTTCTTCGAAACCTGGAACGCCGAGCGCTTTGCCGCGCTGGGCCTGCCGGATCGCTTCGTGCAGAGCAACGTGTCGACGTCGGCACAGGGCGTGCTGCGCGGCCTGCATTACCAGTGGCCGCGCCCGCAGGGCAAGCTGGTCAGCGTGCTGGAAGGCGAGGTCTATGACGTGGCGGTGGACATCCGCCGTGGTTCGCCGACCTTTGGCCAGTGGGAAGCGGTGGTGCTGAGCGCGGAGAACAAGAAGCAGTTCTGGATTCCGGAAGGCTTCGCCCACGGCTTTGCCGTACTGTCCGAGCGCGCGGTGTTCAGCTATCTGTGCACCGAGGTCTACCTGAAGGACTTCGATGCAGGCGTGCGCTGGAACGATGCCGACATCGCGGTGGACTGGCCGGTGAGCGCACCGACCCTGTCGGCCAAGGACGAGAGCGCCCCCTTCCTGAAGGACATTGCCGAAGACCGCCTGCCGGTCTACGTGCCATGACCGTTCTGGTTTTCGGTGGCAATGGCCAGGTCGGCCAGGAGCTGCTGCGCGCGCTGGCGCCCCTGGGCCAGGTGGTCGCGACCACCCGCAGCGGTGTCCTGCCTGATGGCAGCCCCTGCGAAACCGCTGATTTCGGCCAGCCTGACAGCCTGACAGCCCTGCTGGACCGGCTGCAGCCGTCGGTGGTGGTCAATGCCGCCGCCTACACGGCGGTGGACCGTGCCGAGCAGGAGGTCGATGCGGCGTTTGCGGCCAATGCGCAGGCGCCGGGTGTGATCGCGCGCTGGTGCGCGGCCCATGGCGTGCCGTTTGTGCATTACTCCACCGACTACGTGTTCGATGGTCAGGGCACCGCGCCGTACCGCGAGGAGGAGCCGACCGCGCCGCTGGGGGTGTATGGCACCAGCAAGCGTGATGGCGAGGATGCGGTGCGCGCGGCCGGCGGTCGCCACCTGATCTTCCGCACGGCCTGGGTGTATGCCTCGCATGGGGCCAATTTCCTGCGCACCATGCTGCGCGTCGGCGCCGAGCGCGATCAGCTGCGGGTGGTCGCCGACCAGATCGGCACGCCGACGCCGGCGGCACTGATTGCCGACGTCACTGCGCAGGCACTGCAGTATCCGGATCCGTTGTCCGGTACCTGGCACCTGACCGCCAGTGGCCAGACCAGCTGGCACAGTTTTGCCGAGGCGATCTTCGCGCAGGCGCTGGCGACCGGCCTGCTGGCCAAGGCGCCGTCGGTCGAGGCGATCCCCAGTTCCGAGTATCCGACCCCGGCCAAACGCCCGGCCTGGTCGGTGCTGGACAACCGCAAGCTGCAGCAGGATTTCGGCATCGTGCTGCCCAGCTGGCAGGATGGCCTGAAGCGGGTGATGGCCGAGCTGGCCTGATGGCCGTAGCGCCGGGCAATGCCCGGCGACGCAGTGCTGCCGGGCCGGTCAGGAACGGGTCGGATCCCGTTGCGCAGCAACGGGATCCGACCCCGGGCAAACCTCAACTGCGCCCGTAGGTATCCTCGAAGCGCACGATGTCATCCTCGCCCAGGTAGCTGCCCGACTGCACTTCGATCAGTTCCAGCGGCAGCTTGCCCGGATTGCGCAGGCGATGGGTCACGCCCAGCGGAATATAGGTGCTCTGGTTCTCGCTCAGCAGGATCACTTCGTCGCCGCGGGTGACCTCGGCGGTGCCGCTGACCACGATCCAGTGCTCGGCGCGATGGTGGTGCATCTGCAGGCTGAGCGTACCGCCGGGCTTGACCGTGATGCGCTTGACCTGGAAACGCTCACCATTGTCGATCGAATCATAGGCGCCCCAGGGGCGATACACCTTGCGGTGCCAGGTCGCCTCGCTGCGGCCTTCGGCCTTCAGCTGTGCCACCACGGTCTTGACCTCCTGCATGCGGTCGGCCTTGCCGACCAGCACTGCATCATCGGTCTCGACCACGATCACATCATCCAGGCCGACCATCGCGACCAGGCGCTGGCCATAGGCGTAGGTGTTGCGGCAGTCGATGGCGATCACATCACCCTGATGCGCATTGCCATCGCCGTCCTGCTGCGAGACGTCGCGCAGCGCGGTCCACGAGCCGACATCGTTCCAGCCCGCATCGAGCGGGATCACCACCGCGTCGGCGGTCTTTTCCATCACTGCGTAGTCGATGGAGTCGGAGGTGACGGCGGTGAAGGCTTCCTTGTCCAGGCGGGTGAAGTCGGCATCGCGGCGGGCCTGCTGCCAGGCCTGGCGGCTGCCGGCCAGCATCGCCGGCTGGAAGCGTTCCAGCTCCTGCAGGTAGCGTGAGGCCTTGAACAGGAACATGCCGCTGTTCCAGTAGTACTGGCCGCTGGCCACGTAACCTGTGGCCGTGTCGAGATCGGGCTTTTCGACGAACCGTTCGACCGCACGCAGGCCCTGGCCGTCGGCGGCCTTGATGTAGCCGTAGCCGGTTTCCGGGCCGGTCGGCACGATGCCGAAGGTGACCAGCTTGCCGGTTTCGGCGGCACTTGCGGCGGCCTGCACGGCGCTGCGGAAAGCGGCTTTGTCGGTGATGACATGATCGGAGGGCAGCACCAGCAGCAGCGCGTCGGCGCCATCACGGGTAGCCTCCAGTGCGGCCACGGCGATGGCCGGCGCGGTGTTGCGGCCGACCGGCTCCAGGATGATCGCAGCCGGCTCGGCGCCGACCTGCTGCAGCTGCTCGGCAGCAACGAAGCGATGCTCTTCGTTGGCGATCACCAACGGGCCGTGCGCCGCCAGCGGTGCAACGCGTTGCCAGGTGGCCTGCAGCATCGTCAGCTCGCCTGCCAGTGGCAGGAACTGCTTCGGGTAGGCCTCGCGCGACAGCGGCCACAGGCGGGTCCCGGAACCACCGGAGAGGATGACGGGCTGGATGCTGCTCATGATCTTCCTTGATTACTGCTGGATAAGGCGGGAAATTTCGTCGGTACGCGCCTGCATCAGCGACGCGTCACCACGCGCCTCGACATTCAGGCGCAGCAGCGGCTCGGTGTTGGAGCTGCGCAGGTTGAAGCGCCAGTCACCGAAATCGGCACTGATGCCGTCGGTATGGTCCAGCGCCGGCGACTGCGCTGCGAAGTGCTCCATCACGCGTGCCACCGCGGCCTTGGCATCGGCCACCTTGAAGTTGATTTCGCCGCTGCAGGGATAGGCTGCCATGCGGTCTTCCACCCAGTCGGCCAGCGAGCGCCCGCTTTCGGAGACCAGCTGGGCGATCAGCAGCCACGGGATCATGCCGGAGTCGGCATAGGCGAACTCGCGGAAGTAGTGGTGGGCGCTCATCTCGCCGCCATACACCGCATCCTCGGCGCGCATTTTTTCCTTGATGAAAGCGTGGCCGCTCTTGCACAGCACCGGCACGCCGCCGGCTGCTTCGACCATTTCCACCGTGTTCCAGACCAGGCGCGGGTCATGCACGATCTTGCCGCCGGGGGTGCGGGCCAGGATCGCCTTGGCCAGCAGGCCGACCAGGTAGTAGCCCTCGATGAAGCGGCCGGTGTGGTCGAAGAAGAAGCAGCGGTCGAAGTCGCCGTCCCAGGCAATGCCGAAGTCGGCACCGTGTTCGCGCACGGCCTCGGCGGTGGCGGCGCGGTTTTCCGGCAGCAGCGGGTTGGGGATGCCGTTGGGGAAGTTGCCATCGGGTTCATGGCAGATGCGGATGAACTCCAGCGGCAGGTGCGGCGCCAACAGGTCGACGATGGCACCGGCACCGCCGTTGCCGGCGTTGACCACCAGCTTCAGCGGCTTGAGCTTGCTGGCATCGACGTAGCTCAGCAGGTGGTCGATGTAGGCGCTCTTGTCGTGGCGTGCGGTCTGCGCAGCGCTCGGCGGCTGGGGCGCGCCGGTATCGGCGGCGACCGCATCGGAGATCGCGAACAGGCCGGTATCGGAGCTGATCGGACGGGCATTCTCCTTGACCAGCTTCATGCC
This genomic interval from Stenotrophomonas sp. 57 contains the following:
- a CDS encoding phosphomannomutase, which codes for MPLPAFKAYDIRGRVPEELNEDLARRIGVALAAQLAPGPVVLGHDVRLTSPALQDALAAGLRGTGREVIDIGLCGTEEVYFQTDHLGAAGGVMVTASHNPMDYNGMKLVKENARPISSDTGLFAISDAVAADTGAPQPPSAAQTARHDKSAYIDHLLSYVDASKLKPLKLVVNAGNGGAGAIVDLLAPHLPLEFIRICHEPDGNFPNGIPNPLLPENRAATAEAVREHGADFGIAWDGDFDRCFFFDHTGRFIEGYYLVGLLAKAILARTPGGKIVHDPRLVWNTVEMVEAAGGVPVLCKSGHAFIKEKMRAEDAVYGGEMSAHHYFREFAYADSGMIPWLLIAQLVSESGRSLADWVEDRMAAYPCSGEINFKVADAKAAVARVMEHFAAQSPALDHTDGISADFGDWRFNLRSSNTEPLLRLNVEARGDASLMQARTDEISRLIQQ
- the rfbC gene encoding dTDP-4-dehydrorhamnose 3,5-epimerase; the encoded protein is MKVIETKLPGCVVIEPAVFGDARGYFFETWNAERFAALGLPDRFVQSNVSTSAQGVLRGLHYQWPRPQGKLVSVLEGEVYDVAVDIRRGSPTFGQWEAVVLSAENKKQFWIPEGFAHGFAVLSERAVFSYLCTEVYLKDFDAGVRWNDADIAVDWPVSAPTLSAKDESAPFLKDIAEDRLPVYVP
- a CDS encoding mannose-1-phosphate guanylyltransferase/mannose-6-phosphate isomerase, coding for MSSIQPVILSGGSGTRLWPLSREAYPKQFLPLAGELTMLQATWQRVAPLAAHGPLVIANEEHRFVAAEQLQQVGAEPAAIILEPVGRNTAPAIAVAALEATRDGADALLLVLPSDHVITDKAAFRSAVQAAASAAETGKLVTFGIVPTGPETGYGYIKAADGQGLRAVERFVEKPDLDTATGYVASGQYYWNSGMFLFKASRYLQELERFQPAMLAGSRQAWQQARRDADFTRLDKEAFTAVTSDSIDYAVMEKTADAVVIPLDAGWNDVGSWTALRDVSQQDGDGNAHQGDVIAIDCRNTYAYGQRLVAMVGLDDVIVVETDDAVLVGKADRMQEVKTVVAQLKAEGRSEATWHRKVYRPWGAYDSIDNGERFQVKRITVKPGGTLSLQMHHHRAEHWIVVSGTAEVTRGDEVILLSENQSTYIPLGVTHRLRNPGKLPLELIEVQSGSYLGEDDIVRFEDTYGRS
- a CDS encoding electron transfer flavoprotein subunit beta/FixA family protein gives rise to the protein MKILVAYKRVVDYNVRIQVKPDGSGVVTDGVKLSPNPFDEIALEEALRLRDKGIASEVVVATIAPADAQAHLRNGLAMGANRAIHVVTDQAIQPLTASRTLLKLIEKEQPDLVILGKQAIDDDANQTGQMLATLWGRPQATFASKLEIADGKATVTREVDAGLETLEVDLPAVVTTDLRLNEPRFIKLPDIMKAKAKPLETLQLADLGVEAADTFKTTHYAAPSKRSKGVMVKDAAELVAALKQKGLL
- the rfbB gene encoding dTDP-glucose 4,6-dehydratase codes for the protein MPTWLVTGGAGFIGGNFVLEAVARGVKVINLDVLTYAGNLKTLSSLDGNPNHVFVQGDIGDSALVARLLAEHRPDAVLNFAAESHVDRSIDGPGAFIQTNVVGTLGLLEAVRDYWKALPAEQGAAFRFLHVSTDEVYGTLGETGKFSETTPYAPNSPYSASKAASDHLVRAFHHTYGLPVLTTNCSNNYGPYHFPEKLIPLVIAKALAGEPLPVYGDGKQVRDWLFVSDHCEAIRTVLAKGQVGETYNVGGNSEKQNIEVVQAICALLDQRRPRADGQPRSSQITYVTDRPGHDRRYAIDASKLKNDLGWEPAYTFEQGITFTVDWYLDNQAWVNGVLDGSYRLQRIGTAA
- the rfbD gene encoding dTDP-4-dehydrorhamnose reductase, coding for MTVLVFGGNGQVGQELLRALAPLGQVVATTRSGVLPDGSPCETADFGQPDSLTALLDRLQPSVVVNAAAYTAVDRAEQEVDAAFAANAQAPGVIARWCAAHGVPFVHYSTDYVFDGQGTAPYREEEPTAPLGVYGTSKRDGEDAVRAAGGRHLIFRTAWVYASHGANFLRTMLRVGAERDQLRVVADQIGTPTPAALIADVTAQALQYPDPLSGTWHLTASGQTSWHSFAEAIFAQALATGLLAKAPSVEAIPSSEYPTPAKRPAWSVLDNRKLQQDFGIVLPSWQDGLKRVMAELA
- the rfbA gene encoding glucose-1-phosphate thymidylyltransferase RfbA, which produces MTQRKGIILAGGSGTRLYPITKGVSKQLLPVYDKPMIYYPLSVLMLAGIREVLIINTPHEQALFQQLLGDGSQWGMDIQYAVQPSPDGLAQAYLIGRDFVAGKPSCLVLGDNIFHGHGLRDVLKRADQRVDGATVFGYWVNDPERYGVAEFDKSGKVIDLVEKPENPRSNYAVTGLYFYDGNASAHAAELKPSPRGELEITDLNKRYLAEGNLHLEALGRGYAWLDTGTHQSLLEASNFIETIQTRQGLQVCCPEEIAFGQGWITAEQLEALAAPLIKNGYGQYLHKLALRGVVP